Genomic segment of Bacteroidota bacterium:
TGTGTTGCTTCTATTGTTATTTTATTTTCTAATTAAAGCAATAGGGTTTTACGTATTCCAAACTCTTTCATGATGAAATTTCTTTAAGTCTTTGTTCAACGGACTTACTAAGTTTCTTAATAACGCCATCTACAATTGGTTTCATGTTAACTTTAGAAGCAACTTCTGCAGAAGCTTTAATTAAATCTTTATAAAAATCTTTGTCTCCAGTAAATCGATGCCAGAAATCCTTTCCCATATAAATAGTGTATTCCTCCTCTAATTTTCTAACAAAAGAGTTTTTCTCGTTATCCTCTCCGTATATTAAGCAAAAGGCAATGTTGTTCAAATTTATTTTAAGTCTATTTGTTCTTGCTCTATTAATGAAAGCTCTGAAATGTCCTTTTATTGTTACTACATCATCCTTATTGATTGAATTCGGGCCAGACTTAATTTGACAGTATTTTTTTTCTTTATCAATATGATCAAAAAACTCAATATCGAGACCTTCAATTCCAGAGCCATAAGCCCCAAGAACATCTGTTATAAAACTTTGCATACTGGTTCCAAAAGAAGTTGTTATTGAAGTACTGAGAACTCTTGGATATACCAAGACTTTTGCAAGTGAAATTGGTGTCGCGTTTCCTTGAAGATAATATGCTAAGTAATATAATAGAAGTGGATTAATATTGAACTTATTAATATTCTCTAATTTTTCGGTGTTTATTTTATGATTGAGGATTAGAGTGTCTTTGAACCAAACCTTAAACTTTTTAATGATTGCGTTCTTTTCGGACTTTTTCATTGCGATTTAATATTATTCAGAAAATAAACTGTCTAATTGTTCCTGCAAACTACCTTCATCTCTTAATTCTGTAAAACAATTTCGTATTAAGAGAAATGTATTTTGTTCTCCAGAAATAAAATCCCAAAATTCATTTTCAACCCATCCTTCGGTTATAGGTTCTAAAGGACGTCCATTTGCTTTAGAATTTTCCCAGAAGTCTCCATCGTAGGGGTTATATGGGAAAACTATTTTCGCAATTGCATTACCATTAGGATTGCCAGAATAAAAATATGCATACCAATTAAACAACTGCGATAGAAATTCTCTAAACTTTGCAATATTGGGCTGAACAGTTTTTGTATCAAAAAAATAATCAATCCCATCTCTTTGAAGCCAAATGTCTACACCACTACCCCTAGGAGGAGGTCCAAATCCTTGAATGGGGTTATTAATAAATTGCTGACATACTTGTTTAATAGCATCATGAGCTGTGGTTGCATTATATTGCCCGTTTTGAAGTAGCCTCGATTCAATTATTAATTGCAATGTATTACCAAGTGCTGCAGGCATGATTAGAGGTGCTTGCAAATTTCCGGGAATAACTACAAAACCATTATCAGCAGCAATTCTCTTTGCTAGAGGTTCCCATAAAGTTTTGCCCTGAGAAGTCTCGAGACCACCGACAATTGACCTGATTTTCCTTTCTTTTGGGATTAACAGATCTAATATTTGAAAATGACGAACTTTTTCTAAATTGTTTTCTACATAATTCAGAATTCCATTAGAAACTGTTTCTTTAATAATTTCTGGATTTAATGGCATTATAAAAAATTTCAGTATCTATGAGTTGCTTGGCTAAATAATATATAACATAAGTTGAAACTGCATTTCCAAATTGCTTCTTAGCAATTTTTTCATCTTTATGAAGACTAAACCATTTTGGGAATCCTTGTAGTTTGCCAGCTTCTTTGGCGGTAATAGGTCTATATAATTTTTTCTTTACAATTTTATTTATAAAATTCGCTCTGTATTCATCTGGGGAATTTCCTGTAATGTCTTTAAGAGCAACTATATCTTTGGAACCAGTCGCGGTTAAAGTAGAAAATATATTAGAATGAGGCAGATATACCCTATAAATATTATTTATGCCAGATGAGTTTTTTGAATTAACAAATTCATATCCTAGTTTTTTTACGTAACGCAAAATATTT
This window contains:
- a CDS encoding restriction endonuclease; the protein is MKKSEKNAIIKKFKVWFKDTLILNHKINTEKLENINKFNINPLLLYYLAYYLQGNATPISLAKVLVYPRVLSTSITTSFGTSMQSFITDVLGAYGSGIEGLDIEFFDHIDKEKKYCQIKSGPNSINKDDVVTIKGHFRAFINRARTNRLKINLNNIAFCLIYGEDNEKNSFVRKLEEEYTIYMGKDFWHRFTGDKDFYKDLIKASAEVASKVNMKPIVDGVIKKLSKSVEQRLKEISS
- a CDS encoding TdeIII family type II restriction endonuclease, which produces MPLNPEIIKETVSNGILNYVENNLEKVRHFQILDLLIPKERKIRSIVGGLETSQGKTLWEPLAKRIAADNGFVVIPGNLQAPLIMPAALGNTLQLIIESRLLQNGQYNATTAHDAIKQVCQQFINNPIQGFGPPPRGSGVDIWLQRDGIDYFFDTKTVQPNIAKFREFLSQLFNWYAYFYSGNPNGNAIAKIVFPYNPYDGDFWENSKANGRPLEPITEGWVENEFWDFISGEQNTFLLIRNCFTELRDEGSLQEQLDSLFSE